The Deinococcus aerophilus region GGCGCCGACGGTCCTGCTCCGGCGCCTCCCGCTCCATCACTGCTTCGGATGTATTTCCCAGGAAAAGGGCCGGGTCGGATCAACTCCCCGCCCTTTTCGCTCTCTTTGAACAAGTTTGAATAAGGAGGTCAAGTGGCTGTCTTCGCGTTGCGCCGTCTGCTGTCATCCATTCCCACGCTCCTGATCGTGACGCTGCTGGTGTTCGCGATGGTCAAGCTGTTGCCCGGCGATCCGGCCCGGCTGATTCTGGGCCAGGAAGCCACGCCGCAGGCCCTGGCCGAGCTGCGCCGTTCGCTGGGCCTGGACCGCTCGCTGCCCGAGCAGTACCTGAGCTGGCTGGCCAGCGCCGTGCAGCTGGATTTTGGCACCAGCCTGACCGACAACAGCAGTGTGGGACGCTTGATCGCCCAGAAGCTGCCGGTCACGCTGGAACTCGCGCTGTTCGCCATGCTGATCTCGATGCTGATCTCGCTGCCTGCCGGGATTCTCAGCGCGGTGCGGCGCAACACCTGGATTGACCGGGCCTTGACCCTGTTCGCCCTGTCGGGCATCAGCCTGCCCAATTTCTTCCTGGGCATCCTGCTGATCTACTTGTTCAGCATCCGCCTGGCGTGGATTCCCGCAAGCGGCTACACCAGTCTGCTGGAGAATCCGGGCCGCAACCTGCTGCTGCTGTTGCTGCCGGCCATCACGCTGGGCATCGGCTCGGCAGCCGTGCTCACGCGGTACCTGCGCTCCAGCCTGAGCGAGACGCTGGCGCAGGACTACGTGCGGACCGCCCATGCCAAGGGGCTACCGGCGGGCCGGGTGATCTCCAAACACGCCCTCAAGAATGCGCTGATTCCCTTCCTGACTGCCTTTGGGCTGCAGCTGGGCGGCCTGCTGGGCGGAGCGGTCATCACCGAGCAGATTTTCAGCATTCCCGGTTTCGGACGCCTGCTCGTGGACGCCGTGTTCACCCGGGATCTGCCGGTGATTCAGGCGGTGGTGCTCGTGTCGGCCGTGGCGGTCTTTCTGGTGAGCTTCCTGGTGGACCTGGGCTACGCGGCGGTCGACCCGCGCATCCGGTACCACTGATGCCCGGACCATTAATGGGAGAACAACGATGACCTCAACACTTTCCAAAGGTCCGTCCCCGGCCAGGCGGCGTCTGCCCGCACCGCTGCGGCGCTTCCTGAACAACAAGCTGGCCGTCGCTGGCCTGTTCGTGCTGCTGGTGTTTGCGCTCGCGGCGCTGCTCGCCCCCTGGGTGGCCCCCTACGATCCCGCTCAGATCTTCTTCTCCGACCTGCGGGCCGCGCCCGGCGCCGCCCACGTGTTCGGGGCCGACGAGCTGGGACGCGACATCTTCTCGCGGGTGGTGTACGGCGCACGGGTGTCGCTGAGCGCCGGTCTGGTCTCGGTGTCGCTGGCACTGGTGTTCGGCGGCGCCATCGGCCTGATTGCCGGGTATACCGGCGGCTGGCTGGATGACGTGCTGATGCGGGTCGTGGACGCGCTGCTGGCGCTGCCCTTTCTCGTGCTCGCCATCGCGCTGGCCGCCATTCTGGGTCCCAGCCTGCAGAACACCATGATCGCCATCGCCATCGTCACGGCCCCCGCCTTTGCCCGCATCACGCGCGGCGAGGTGCTGTCGCAGCGCGAGCGCGAGTATGTCCAGGCCGCGCACGCGCTGGGGGCCGGCGACGGGCGCATGATCACCCGCCACCTGTTGCCCAACATCAGCGGGGCGCTGATCGTGCAGACCTCGTTGGCGGTGGCCAACGCGATCCTCGCCGAGGCCAGCCTGTCCTTCCTGGGACTGGGCATCCAGCCGCCCGCGCCAAGCTGGGGCTCCATGCTCAATGCCGCGCGCGGCTACCTCACCGACGCTCCGTGGATGGCTGTATTCCCTGGTCTGGCGATCTTCCTGGCCGTCCTGGCCTTCAACCTGATCGGAGACGGACTGCGCGAGGCCATCGATCCGCGCGGTCGGGTGGGATAGAGCCGACTTTTAGAATATCCAGACGACGCCACCGAGACTTGGGTTCTTGGTGGCGCTCTTTTTTGCCCTGGGCGGGAAGAACCCACACTCAGGAACGGAGCGGCATCAGAAGAGGGCCTCCTCCTGGCGCACGGCGCTGTAGCGCGCCGCCGCCTCGGCATGATCGCGGTGCTGCACGGTGGCCCCCGGCAGGGCGCGGCCCAGCGCCGCCCCGAACAGCGCCGTGGTGCGCAGCGCTCCGCCGGTCGCCGTGACCGGCAACGGCCCGGTCCGGGCCAGCACCCGCCGCGCGAGTTCGGCCAGGGCGTGGGCCGCCTGCGTGACCATGCGCTGCGCTTCCGGATCCCCCTGATCGGCCGCGCGGCCCACCGCCGGGGCCAGCCGGGCCAGCGCCGCCGCGCCGGGTGTGCCGTAGGCAAAGGCACGCAGCGTGGGCCAGTCCAGCCCGCCCGTGATGGCCGCGACCTCGCGGGCCAGCGGCGTCTGGGGAGCCTGCTCTGGGTCCAGCGTGCCTGCGTCCAGCGCGTCGGTCAGCGTCCGCAGCGCGTGGCGCCCCAGGTCGAAGCCGCCGCCGTCATCGCCGATGCGGTACCCTCGTCCGCCCGCGCGCACCACCTCGCCCGCCGCCGTGACGTGATACGCCACGCTGCCGGTGCCTGCGTACAGCAGCACACCCGCGCCGGGGGAGAGGTGGGTGCGGTACGCCAGGTCCAGATCGCCCTCCACCGTGACGCGTTCTGGGCTCAGGCCCAGGGCCTGGGCCAGGGCGGCCTCCACCTGCGCCGCCCGCTCGGAGCCGCGGCTCAGGCCCGGCACCCCGGCGTGGACGCCGTCCGGCGAACCGGGCAGTCCGGCGGCAAGTTCCTGCAGGGCATCCCTCCCTGCCGGCGTGTCCAGCAGCGCCGCCGTGAAGGCGGGGGCCATCCCCGAAGCCCGCACCTCGCCGCCGCGCAGCAGGGCCCACTGACTGCCGCTTCCCCCGGCATCCAGTCCCAGCAGCAGGGGTGTGCGCGTCAAGGTCGGTCCGGGCGGGGTGGGAAGGCTGGCATTCGGTGCATGTCAAACAGTGTAGGTGGGGTCATGGGGTGGGGTCCGTTACCGGCTCTGGGTGTCCGCCGCGTCGCGCAGCGCGTCGCCCAGAAAGTTGAAGGCGAGCACCGACAGCACGATCATCACGCCGGGCAGCAGCAGCCACGGATACAGGTTGAGGGTCTCGAAGTTCTGCGCGTCCTTGAGCAGCAGGCCCCAGCTCGTCATGGGTTCCTTGATGCCCAGCCCCAGGAAACTCAGCGCGCTCTCGCCCAGGATGTAGCCCGGCAGCGCCAGCGTGGCGGTCACGATCAGAAACGACGACAGGTTGGGCATGATGTGCCGCAGGATCACCCGCAGGTCGCTGCCGCCGATGGCCCGCGCCGCCTGCACGTAATCCACATGCCGTGCGCTGATCACCTGACCGCGCACCACCCGCGCCAGCCCGGCCCAGCCGATCAGCGCGAGCACGGCGACGATGCCCAGATAGACCCAGGTGCTCGGCCAGCTCGCCGGAATGATGGTGGACAGCGCGAGCAGGATCGGCAGCCGTGGAAAGGACAGCAGCACCTCGATCACGCGCTGGATCAGATTGTCCACCCAGCCGCCGAAATACCCGCTGACCCCGCCCAGCACGATGCCGATGCCAAAGCTGATCACGATACCGATCAATCCCACCGTCAGGCTGACCTGCGCCCCGACGAGCATCCGCGACAGCAGATCACGCCCGAATTTGTCGGTTCCCAGGGGAAAGTAGAAGCCGTCCTTCACGCCGAACAGGTGCCACTGGCTGCGGAACACGCCCAGGAAGTTGTAGCGGTATTCCAGCGGATCGTCGCCGCGCACGACGAACAGGATGGGCAGTGGAGTGCTGGTGTCCGGCGCGAAGGTGGAGCGGAAGGTCACCGGGTCGCGGGTCTTCTTGACCCCATACACAAAGGGCCGCATCAGCTGGCCGTCGTGGACAATATGCACCGCTTGTGGGCGCTGAAACGAGTACTCGGCGTGCTGCGCCGTGATGGAGTACGGCGCCAAGAATCCGGCGAGCAGCGCGGTCAGGTACAGCGCGGCCAGCACGTAGGCGCTCAGCACGCCCACGCGGTTGCGCCGGAACCGGCGCAGGGCCAGGGTCAGCGGGGTCTGCCGCTGCGAATCCCTGACCCCTGGATTTGCGGGAAGTGCCGTCATTCGAAGCGGATCCTGGGGTCGGCCCAGGCCAGCGCGAGGTCGGCGAGCAGGTTCCCGATCAGCAGCAGCAGGGCGCTGAACAGCAGCAGGGTCATGGCGACATACTGGTCCTTGTTCAGCAGACTGTCGTACAGGTACGGCCCGATGGTGGGCAGGTTCAGCACGATGGACGCGATGATGGTCCCCGAGATCAGGGTGGGCAGGCTCAGGCCCGCCAGGCTGATCAGGGGATTGACGGCATTGCGTACCGCGTGCCGCCACAGCACCGTCTGTCCGGCGAGTCCCTTGGCCCGCGCGGTCCGCACGTAATC contains the following coding sequences:
- a CDS encoding ABC transporter permease: MTALPANPGVRDSQRQTPLTLALRRFRRNRVGVLSAYVLAALYLTALLAGFLAPYSITAQHAEYSFQRPQAVHIVHDGQLMRPFVYGVKKTRDPVTFRSTFAPDTSTPLPILFVVRGDDPLEYRYNFLGVFRSQWHLFGVKDGFYFPLGTDKFGRDLLSRMLVGAQVSLTVGLIGIVISFGIGIVLGGVSGYFGGWVDNLIQRVIEVLLSFPRLPILLALSTIIPASWPSTWVYLGIVAVLALIGWAGLARVVRGQVISARHVDYVQAARAIGGSDLRVILRHIMPNLSSFLIVTATLALPGYILGESALSFLGLGIKEPMTSWGLLLKDAQNFETLNLYPWLLLPGVMIVLSVLAFNFLGDALRDAADTQSR
- a CDS encoding ABC transporter permease; amino-acid sequence: MAVFALRRLLSSIPTLLIVTLLVFAMVKLLPGDPARLILGQEATPQALAELRRSLGLDRSLPEQYLSWLASAVQLDFGTSLTDNSSVGRLIAQKLPVTLELALFAMLISMLISLPAGILSAVRRNTWIDRALTLFALSGISLPNFFLGILLIYLFSIRLAWIPASGYTSLLENPGRNLLLLLLPAITLGIGSAAVLTRYLRSSLSETLAQDYVRTAHAKGLPAGRVISKHALKNALIPFLTAFGLQLGGLLGGAVITEQIFSIPGFGRLLVDAVFTRDLPVIQAVVLVSAVAVFLVSFLVDLGYAAVDPRIRYH
- a CDS encoding ABC transporter permease; amino-acid sequence: MTSTLSKGPSPARRRLPAPLRRFLNNKLAVAGLFVLLVFALAALLAPWVAPYDPAQIFFSDLRAAPGAAHVFGADELGRDIFSRVVYGARVSLSAGLVSVSLALVFGGAIGLIAGYTGGWLDDVLMRVVDALLALPFLVLAIALAAILGPSLQNTMIAIAIVTAPAFARITRGEVLSQREREYVQAAHALGAGDGRMITRHLLPNISGALIVQTSLAVANAILAEASLSFLGLGIQPPAPSWGSMLNAARGYLTDAPWMAVFPGLAIFLAVLAFNLIGDGLREAIDPRGRVG
- a CDS encoding BadF/BadG/BcrA/BcrD ATPase family protein, whose translation is MTRTPLLLGLDAGGSGSQWALLRGGEVRASGMAPAFTAALLDTPAGRDALQELAAGLPGSPDGVHAGVPGLSRGSERAAQVEAALAQALGLSPERVTVEGDLDLAYRTHLSPGAGVLLYAGTGSVAYHVTAAGEVVRAGGRGYRIGDDGGGFDLGRHALRTLTDALDAGTLDPEQAPQTPLAREVAAITGGLDWPTLRAFAYGTPGAAALARLAPAVGRAADQGDPEAQRMVTQAAHALAELARRVLARTGPLPVTATGGALRTTALFGAALGRALPGATVQHRDHAEAAARYSAVRQEEALF